The DNA segment GCCGCAGTAACGGCGGATCGCCTCCAGCTCCGCCGTCAGCGGTAGTTCTGCACGTAGGTGCGGGTGCGGGTCAGCAGGGATTCCCAATAGCCGACCAGGGCCTGATGCTGCTCCACCGTGCACGGGCCCTCGCGCCCCAACTCCACCCCCAGCTCCCAGATGCCGCGGATGCGCGACATGTTCCGGGCCAGGTCGTAGTGCTCATACCATTGCAGCAGCTCTTCCCGGTCGGGACGACGGCCGAAGCCGCAGGTCTCATTGAAGCCCTGCAACTGGCCGGAGACCAGCACCAGCTCCCCATGCACCTCGTAATCGGCCTGAACCTGCCCCAGCGTGCCCGGCGGAAGCAGCGAAGGCTGGGCCGGTTGCCGCGCACCCGGCGGAGCCGCGCCGCTGGAGCGTTCCCGGTCATCCTGCGGAACGGTCAGATCCGGGGACGGGATGGCGGCGGACTGGGATCGGGTGCCATAGGGATCGGGCTGCGGCTGGACGGCCGGCGCATTTTCCGCGGCAGGCGCGGCAGGCGGCCCCAGACGCACGGGTCCGCCCGCGGCGGAGCCCATTCCCTGCCCCGACGGCCCGGTCTGCGCCAGGGCGGGGGAGACGACAAGCGCCGCGAGACAGGTCAGGGCCAAGCCCAGTGTCCGGGCGCACACGGCCTTGCATGTCCGCATGGGTTCTTCTGCTCCTTTTCCTCATCGCGGCACCGTTACCGGTGTTGTGCGCTGCGGCAAGCGCTCAAAAGTGGCGGTTTTGGCCAGTAGAAGGAAGGGAACTAACCCTTGAGAACCAATAATCACCGGCCGTAACGCCCGTCCGCGCAATCAATTCCCGGCACGCGCCGCTGTCCTCACCCAAGGAACAGGAGTCTGGGCACTCCGCTCCGCATTAGAATGCCCATCATGAAGATTCCAAGAAATTGCCTTTTTGTGCTGCTCACATGGCAGCTTCTTGCCGCCAGCCCTGCGGCAGCCGCCGGCATCTGCCCGGTGCCGGAGTTGGCCGGTCCGAGCACGGCGGATGCGGAGTTCATGAGCCGGTCCCGCGAGGCGCTGGACATGTACGAGGCCTGCCTGCGGGAGCATGCGGAGGTGCTGGCGCTGTTCGACGCCGACGCGGCCTTCCGGCTGGAGCTTCAGCGCGAGGCCGCGGCCCGGCTGAAGCGCACGCTGGATGCCTGGATCCGCGCCCAGCAGGATGCGGAGGAACGCCGGCCCGCCCTGTAGCCTTTCAGTGGCCTTGGCCGTGCAGGCGCTGGAACGCCAGGAATTCTCGCCTCGTCTTCGGCCCGTAGGTCTCGAACGCCGGGTCGGGATTGTCGCGGTAGGCGTGGCGGATGCGCTGCACCGTGTCGTTCTCCGCCCGCTTCAGGAAACGCGGCCCATCCAGCCCGTAGACCTTCAGCCCGTTCAGCCCGAATATTCTGGCCTTCAGCTCCGGCGTCAGCTCGGGATAACCGTACTTCTCCCGCAGCTCCGGGGCGATCTGGAAGGCGCGGAAGGCCTGGATCTGGTCCTGCGGGCTGCCGTACCAGATGCTGTCCGTGCCCCAGAGGAGATTGTCCGGCCCGACCGCCTTCAGCAGCTTGCCGATGCCGTGGGCCGCCTGGGTCGGGTCGCGCAGCATCAGGAAGCGCCAGGTGCTTCCCAATTCCGCATGGACGTTGCCGCCGGGGCCGATCCCGGCCTGTTCCAGGCTGCGCACCAGCGTGTCGATGCCGCCGCGGTTGCCGGGATCGTACGGCCCCTCCTCGATGTCGGGGTCGTAGCCGGCATGGTAGATCAGGAAGCGGACATCCGGGTTCGCCGCCGCCGCCGGTCCCACATCGGCGCAGGTGGAGAATTCATAGCCCTGGTCGCTGAAGGGGATGCCCTTGTGGATGGCGATCAGCGGCACGCCGAGCCGCTTCGCCTCGTCGATGAAGGCCTGACCAACGGGGCTGTCCAGCCGGAAGCCGCTGGCCGGTCCCTGCGGCCCGAACTGGGTATAGGTCTTCCAGGCAGCGATAGGATATTCCGCCAGGGCGGATTCCATGGGCTTCAGCCCGTCGGGCACGTTGGGATTGATGGGACAGTGCAGCAGCAGCCGGTCGGTGCCGTCCAAGGCCTTGACCAGGGCGCGCGTAGCCGCCGCCTCCTCCATGGTCAGGGGCTGGCGGTCATAGGGGGCCGGCACGAAGCTCAGCACCATCATGTCCGTGTCCGAATCGAGGAAGATGTCCTTCACGAACCGGTCGGCATTGAAGCAGCGCAGATAGTCCAGCGCCTCCCCCGTCGCAGCGTCGCAGCCGGCATTGGGCAGGGAGGCGAGCGGGCGCGCCCCCTCCGGCAGCTTGCCGATCCAGGCGCCGGTGGGGTTCACATGGTGGCCCTGGACGTCGAAGATGAATTCCCGCTTGGCCAGCGCCGCCTCGGCGACCTGGGCATCCAGCCCGGCCTCATTCGGCAGGTCGAACCAGCCGCCGGTGCGTCCGGCCGCGGCATGGGCCCGGTTCAGCGCCAGCAGCGTGGTCGCCGCCCCGCAGGCGCCGGTCAGGAAGCGGCGACGCGGCAGGTTCAGCCGCCGCGCATTCTCTCCCGCCGCCCGGTGCGCCTCCTCCACCGCCTTGACGATGTGGGGCGGCAGGGCGATGGGGGCGAACTCCCCGTTCGTCGTGGTATCGATCTTGACCGGCAGGCGGGCGCCGTCCGGGTCGAACTGGCTGCTGGGCATGGTCATGGGCAGGCATCCTCTCCCTGGAGCCGGCCCGCCGTTCCCGCGGTTTCAGCCGGCGTAGATGTCGTCCATGTCCAGGGTGACATCCAGGCGGGTAAGGTCAAGCTCTCCCTCGTCGGTCAGGGTCTCCCTGATCCAATCCTCCCCCTCCCGCCGGTCCAGCTCCACCCGGCGCTCCTCCACATCGACCAGCAGGATGTACTGAACCGATGGGATCAGGGCGTAGTCCGCGCGCTTCTTCCTGCTGTTGGTCTTCCCAGGCGATGAACTCACCAACGCCGACCAGCACCCGCTTGTCCGCCTTGCGCATCGCCAGCCCCGATCCGGTCCCAGGAACAGAGCCAGCGTAGCATGCCGACGCTCTCCGCCGAAGCCGGCGTCAGAACCGCCACTACGGCTCCGACGCCGGCCGGATGCCTGTCACCACTGGAAAGCGACAGGCACGTGGTCCGCAGCAAAAGGCAAGTTGCTGTAACCAACGGGATTGATGGCCGCCGGCATCGGATTGGTGGTCACCAGATAGTCGATGGCATAGCCGCCCTGGTGGGTGGCATAAGGCGCATTGACCGCCGCATTGCCCGCGATGCCTGCCAGAAGCGCTGCGGAACTGGTGTTCCAGTCCCCAAGGCAGGCCCAAGGCGCGCCCATCGGGGCTGCAGCAGCAACGCCGGCATAGGCCGCCTGACCATATGCCACGATCTGCGGCCCGGTCGCACTGAAGACCGACGGGGCATGCAGGTTGCCGATGGTCCAGTTGGCTCCGGCCAGATTGACTCCAATACCCAGGATCGGTCGAAGAGCCCCGGCGCCTACGCCTGCAATGGCGGGAGCGGCATTCAGGAACAGATTGGTGGGCGTTATCCGGGTGAGGATCGCCAGACTGTA comes from the Indioceanicola profundi genome and includes:
- a CDS encoding Uma2 family endonuclease yields the protein MSSSPGKTNSRKKRADYALIPSVQYILLVDVEERRVELDRREGEDWIRETLTDEGELDLTRLDVTLDMDDIYAG
- a CDS encoding amidohydrolase family protein; its protein translation is MTMPSSQFDPDGARLPVKIDTTTNGEFAPIALPPHIVKAVEEAHRAAGENARRLNLPRRRFLTGACGAATTLLALNRAHAAAGRTGGWFDLPNEAGLDAQVAEAALAKREFIFDVQGHHVNPTGAWIGKLPEGARPLASLPNAGCDAATGEALDYLRCFNADRFVKDIFLDSDTDMMVLSFVPAPYDRQPLTMEEAAATRALVKALDGTDRLLLHCPINPNVPDGLKPMESALAEYPIAAWKTYTQFGPQGPASGFRLDSPVGQAFIDEAKRLGVPLIAIHKGIPFSDQGYEFSTCADVGPAAAANPDVRFLIYHAGYDPDIEEGPYDPGNRGGIDTLVRSLEQAGIGPGGNVHAELGSTWRFLMLRDPTQAAHGIGKLLKAVGPDNLLWGTDSIWYGSPQDQIQAFRAFQIAPELREKYGYPELTPELKARIFGLNGLKVYGLDGPRFLKRAENDTVQRIRHAYRDNPDPAFETYGPKTRREFLAFQRLHGQGH
- a CDS encoding endonuclease/exonuclease/phosphatase family protein, giving the protein MLTATDPDVLCVQECGQALYNFTPTGVAGVQQALVNFGTADSPLVYEIYHWANPSTQYSLAILTRITPTNLFLNAAPAIAGVGAGALRPILGIGVNLAGANWTIGNLHAPSVFSATGPQIVAYGQAAYAGVAAAAPMGAPWACLGDWNTSSAALLAGIAGNAAVNAPYATHQGGYAIDYLVTTNPMPAAINPVGYSNLPFAADHVPVAFQW